One genomic segment of Salinigranum rubrum includes these proteins:
- a CDS encoding DUF488 family protein, N3 subclade — translation MTHRGTVRETYGAALRLGEVTPGPDDVVVEVGSGPSESFVRTRSDADVAATRSLAPPRQLRFDLERARGRLDPEEAWEAVGYAAQYREFLESDPTARAELDRIRRRLTTGGTVWLVCPGNTPDERRHRAILAELLGKDVRSDGGAAVRR, via the coding sequence ATGACACACCGCGGCACGGTACGAGAGACGTACGGCGCGGCGCTGCGACTCGGTGAGGTCACCCCGGGGCCGGACGACGTCGTCGTCGAAGTCGGGTCGGGACCCTCGGAGTCGTTCGTCCGAACGCGGAGCGACGCCGACGTGGCGGCCACGCGGTCGCTCGCCCCGCCTCGGCAACTCCGATTCGACCTCGAACGGGCGCGCGGTCGACTGGACCCGGAGGAGGCGTGGGAGGCGGTCGGGTACGCCGCACAGTATCGGGAGTTCCTCGAATCGGACCCGACGGCCCGGGCCGAACTCGACCGCATCAGACGACGGCTCACGACGGGCGGGACCGTCTGGCTCGTGTGTCCGGGGAACACGCCCGACGAACGACGCCACCGGGCGATACTCGCCGAACTGCTCGGGAAGGACGTCCGGAGCGACGGCGGCGCGGCGGTCAGGCGGTGA
- a CDS encoding ATP-binding protein: MSDLGDFTDFGGSSDASENEATEPDTGDDEATATTRTAEPTNERENGDDTATFEAYDVTPVGEDRGLGVVSVSRGLRVAEDGDDTTMEAFVTVGNRESVRLGKYLLVPYPDRELLFCRITALEYAQEFHEDDATEIAARRAMRRDDFEERDYKFVSELDPVAVLFYDHDAEEWKRRMTDRVPKPGSVVQEATDAAQIKAGLKIPREGVFLGHLSVGGEKVRTAASPPTIDYRLKNDYADGDPLVFRHVLVAGGTGSGKTHASKNVLRQFLDTRYRMDDGREVSPAVVQFDPQDEYAQMHDDNPALSTDDSRRFDREGVAHGGYGDTVAFVPEVGGSTYPGEGHRAEQATFTVPFSMTRSRPWLVAGAALNDNQYNALEELIYRFFRSAGDEGTYEQFKTYLDDPGLKEELHETGRVHEATFDAVKRRVRSATFSNVFDQAARPITEQVHEFVRPGGLTVVPTYHINDSRAAVTVVLAVASLLVDEKLSNDPSYDRIKRTPLVLGMDEAHNFLADADSVQARKVVHKFTEAAKQGRKERLGLFLITQDPQDIADPVFKQVNTKLVLNLGDEDAIKSVNIPSTLEDKVPYMEKGQMVVYSPDNSEPVELTGLSTCVTRHGE; encoded by the coding sequence ATGTCCGACCTCGGTGATTTCACTGACTTCGGCGGTTCTTCTGACGCATCCGAGAACGAGGCAACCGAACCCGACACCGGGGACGACGAGGCGACGGCGACGACGCGAACGGCCGAGCCGACGAACGAACGCGAGAACGGCGACGACACGGCGACGTTCGAGGCGTACGACGTGACCCCCGTCGGGGAGGACCGCGGACTCGGCGTCGTCTCCGTCTCCCGCGGGCTTCGAGTCGCAGAGGACGGCGACGACACCACGATGGAGGCGTTCGTCACCGTCGGCAATCGGGAGTCGGTCCGCCTCGGAAAGTACCTCCTGGTTCCCTACCCCGACCGCGAACTGCTGTTCTGTCGCATCACCGCCCTCGAGTACGCCCAGGAGTTCCACGAGGACGACGCGACCGAAATCGCCGCCCGGCGGGCGATGCGCCGCGACGACTTCGAGGAGCGCGACTACAAGTTCGTCTCCGAACTCGACCCCGTGGCCGTCCTCTTCTACGACCACGACGCCGAGGAGTGGAAGCGCCGGATGACCGACCGGGTGCCGAAACCCGGGTCCGTCGTCCAGGAAGCCACCGACGCCGCCCAGATCAAGGCCGGGCTGAAGATTCCCCGCGAGGGCGTCTTCCTGGGTCACCTTTCGGTCGGTGGGGAGAAGGTCCGGACGGCGGCGTCGCCACCGACCATCGACTACCGGCTGAAGAATGACTACGCCGACGGCGACCCGCTCGTCTTCAGACACGTGCTGGTGGCGGGCGGAACGGGGTCGGGCAAGACCCACGCCTCGAAGAACGTCCTTCGGCAGTTCCTCGACACCCGATACCGGATGGACGACGGCCGGGAGGTGTCCCCCGCGGTGGTCCAGTTCGACCCCCAGGACGAGTACGCGCAGATGCACGACGACAACCCCGCGCTCTCGACCGACGACTCGCGGCGGTTCGACCGCGAGGGGGTTGCTCACGGCGGCTACGGCGACACCGTGGCGTTCGTCCCCGAAGTCGGCGGGTCGACGTACCCGGGGGAGGGACACCGCGCCGAACAGGCGACGTTCACCGTCCCCTTCTCGATGACGCGCTCGCGGCCCTGGCTCGTCGCCGGCGCGGCGCTCAACGACAACCAGTACAACGCGCTGGAGGAACTCATCTACCGGTTCTTCAGAAGCGCGGGCGACGAGGGAACGTACGAGCAGTTCAAGACGTACCTCGACGACCCCGGCCTCAAGGAGGAACTCCACGAGACCGGCCGCGTCCACGAGGCGACGTTCGACGCGGTGAAGCGCCGGGTTCGGTCGGCCACGTTCAGTAACGTGTTCGACCAAGCCGCCCGCCCCATCACCGAGCAGGTCCACGAGTTCGTCCGACCGGGCGGTCTCACCGTCGTGCCGACCTACCACATCAACGACTCGCGGGCTGCCGTCACGGTGGTGCTGGCCGTCGCGAGCCTCCTCGTCGACGAGAAACTCTCGAACGACCCCTCATACGACAGGATCAAACGGACCCCGCTCGTGCTGGGGATGGACGAAGCCCACAACTTCCTCGCGGACGCCGACTCGGTGCAGGCGCGGAAGGTCGTCCACAAGTTCACCGAGGCCGCAAAGCAGGGCCGAAAGGAGCGGCTGGGCCTGTTCCTCATCACGCAGGACCCACAGGACATCGCCGACCCGGTGTTCAAGCAGGTGAACACGAAGCTCGTGCTCAACCTCGGCGACGAGGACGCCATCAAGTCGGTGAACATTCCGTCGACGCTGGAGGACAAGGTCCCCTACATGGAGAAGGGCCAGATGGTCGTCTACTCGCCCGACAACTCCGAGCCGGTGGAACTGACGGGGCTGTCGACCTGTGTGACCCGGCACGGGGAGTGA
- a CDS encoding phosphate signaling complex PhoU family protein, whose product MVETRKVQVTGGSTYTVSIPKGWATENGVSAGSEVEFYPEGDSLFLTPRSEEERTEGTLDVTDLEGDELTRAVMTMYVSGFDIIALESNRITTDQRRTIRKATQSLVGLEVLEETRDRVVIRDLLDSSELSIHNAVTRMRLIALSMLDDALLALAELDEDMARDVIQRDDDVDRLWMVVSRIFRATLRTPKAAEELGLPREMCFDYQSAARQLERIADHATKIAHLTLNLEKAVPEDIVEALEELREDAAEVVNGGMDALFEEDSSEATRLANEARESVQDIDERARAIDEYLRELDPARAQVLGLIVDSVSRSADYGGNIAETALQKAAPTP is encoded by the coding sequence ATGGTGGAAACGCGCAAGGTGCAGGTCACCGGTGGCTCGACGTACACCGTCTCGATTCCGAAGGGATGGGCGACGGAAAACGGCGTCTCGGCGGGCAGCGAGGTCGAGTTCTACCCGGAGGGCGACTCGCTGTTCCTCACCCCGCGGTCGGAGGAGGAACGGACGGAGGGGACCCTCGACGTCACCGACCTCGAAGGCGACGAACTCACGCGCGCGGTGATGACGATGTACGTCTCCGGGTTCGACATCATCGCCCTCGAGAGCAACCGGATCACGACCGACCAGCGCCGCACCATCCGGAAGGCCACCCAGAGCCTCGTCGGCCTCGAAGTGCTGGAGGAGACGAGAGACAGAGTCGTCATCCGCGACCTGCTCGACTCCTCGGAACTCTCTATTCACAACGCCGTCACGCGGATGCGGCTCATCGCGCTGTCGATGCTGGACGACGCCCTGCTGGCGCTCGCCGAACTCGACGAGGACATGGCGCGGGACGTCATCCAGCGCGACGACGACGTCGACCGCCTCTGGATGGTGGTCTCGCGCATCTTCCGGGCCACCCTCCGGACGCCGAAGGCCGCCGAGGAACTCGGCCTCCCGCGGGAGATGTGTTTCGACTACCAGTCCGCGGCGCGCCAACTCGAACGCATCGCCGACCACGCGACGAAGATCGCACACCTCACCTTGAACCTCGAGAAGGCGGTGCCGGAGGACATCGTCGAGGCGCTCGAAGAACTCCGCGAAGACGCCGCCGAAGTCGTCAACGGCGGGATGGACGCCCTGTTCGAGGAGGACAGTTCGGAGGCGACGCGTCTGGCGAACGAGGCGCGCGAGTCGGTCCAGGACATCGACGAACGCGCCCGGGCCATCGACGAGTACCTCCGCGAACTCGACCCCGCCCGCGCGCAGGTGCTCGGCCTCATCGTCGACTCCGTCTCCCGCTCCGCGGACTACGGCGGTAACATCGCCGAGACGGCGCTGCAGAAGGCGGCACCGACACCGTGA
- a CDS encoding 30S ribosomal protein S8e, protein MKYQGRSMTKRTGGRIKPSRNKKRYQLGREPSETTVDEPRFQTIDSRGNATKTRALSTNVAQVSDGPETVHATILGVENNPANVNYKRRNIITKGAIITVDVDGEEKTARVTSRPGQDGQVNAVFE, encoded by the coding sequence ATGAAGTACCAGGGACGCTCGATGACGAAGCGGACGGGCGGTCGGATCAAACCCTCCCGGAACAAGAAACGCTACCAGCTAGGCCGCGAACCCAGCGAGACGACGGTCGACGAGCCGCGGTTTCAGACCATCGACTCGCGCGGGAACGCGACGAAGACCCGGGCGCTCTCGACGAACGTCGCACAGGTCTCCGACGGCCCCGAGACGGTCCACGCGACGATCCTCGGCGTCGAGAACAACCCCGCGAACGTCAACTACAAGCGACGGAACATCATCACGAAGGGCGCGATCATCACCGTCGACGTCGACGGCGAAGAGAAGACCGCGCGCGTCACCTCACGTCCCGGACAGGACGGCCAGGTCAACGCGGTCTTCGAGTAA
- a CDS encoding PstS family phosphate ABC transporter substrate-binding protein, with product MTRKGDFLSRREFVVGAGAAGAASLAGCTRQNTDGSGGSGDSDGSSGGSSGSDSSGQLSGSIDIAGSSTVFPLATAFSEIFKEDHPGVEFSLQSTGSGGGFQNFFCVGETDFNNASRPISPEEEDLCAENGVEPVELQVATDALTVVVNNDNDWAESLTVDQLRQIWSAESPPTTWSDINSDWPDEELELFGPTDASGTYDYFIEAVLGEEGPGHRQDYSPTEQDRTIIRGVEGSEYAMGYLGFAYYSQNSDAVTAVAIDNGDGPVEPSLETAKSGEYAPLSRPLFTYPAKSSLTEEQVAEFARFWMENTTNEEVVANDVGYVPLDSDQQQAQLDTLETAIEEAQSN from the coding sequence ATGACACGGAAGGGTGATTTCCTCTCACGACGCGAATTCGTGGTCGGCGCTGGTGCGGCTGGTGCAGCGAGTCTCGCAGGATGTACCCGGCAGAACACCGACGGCTCGGGTGGTTCCGGCGATTCGGATGGCTCGTCCGGCGGTTCCAGCGGTTCCGACTCCAGCGGACAGCTCTCCGGTTCCATCGACATCGCGGGCTCGTCGACCGTGTTCCCGCTGGCGACCGCGTTCAGCGAGATATTCAAAGAAGACCACCCCGGCGTCGAGTTCAGTCTCCAGTCGACCGGCTCCGGCGGCGGGTTCCAGAACTTCTTCTGCGTCGGTGAGACGGATTTCAACAACGCCTCCCGCCCCATCTCCCCGGAGGAGGAAGACCTCTGCGCGGAGAACGGCGTCGAACCCGTCGAACTCCAGGTCGCGACCGACGCGCTGACCGTCGTCGTCAACAACGACAACGACTGGGCGGAGTCGCTCACGGTCGACCAGCTTCGTCAGATCTGGTCCGCGGAGAGCCCGCCGACGACCTGGTCGGACATCAACTCCGACTGGCCCGACGAGGAACTCGAACTGTTCGGGCCGACCGACGCGTCGGGGACCTACGACTACTTCATCGAGGCGGTCCTCGGCGAGGAGGGGCCGGGCCACCGCCAGGACTACTCGCCGACCGAGCAGGACCGGACCATCATCCGCGGCGTCGAGGGCTCGGAGTACGCCATGGGCTACCTCGGCTTCGCGTACTACAGCCAGAACTCCGACGCGGTGACGGCAGTCGCCATCGACAACGGCGACGGTCCCGTCGAGCCGTCGCTGGAGACGGCGAAGTCCGGCGAGTACGCCCCGCTGTCGCGTCCGCTCTTCACCTACCCCGCGAAGTCCTCGCTGACCGAAGAACAGGTCGCCGAGTTCGCACGCTTCTGGATGGAGAACACGACCAACGAGGAGGTCGTCGCCAACGATGTCGGCTACGTCCCGCTCGACAGCGACCAGCAGCAGGCACAGCTCGACACGCTCGAAACCGCTATCGAGGAAGCGCAGTCGAACTGA
- the pstA gene encoding phosphate ABC transporter permease PstA, translating to MATERGNVIESFGTVNKTVGTVFQYLLLAATMFGLVTLAVLLVFVANDAIQPLTADPGWHLTFFVTLVVPTLAVGGYLYVRNGDALGFGATAVGLLVVSLMFSGGVGMVFVDILSPVVWFGFLLALAIPVVLVVGIERTAGRLPFTAKLVVTTLLFYVPLFGLPGPVGAAAGVPTLVPSVIDVFSSLPILPVDWVLLSLSLGGIVASIVGFYARGVGGTRAGVAAGVVALGAVVLSAVAGPFVGVNPVPATVLTSVALVPTAGYLVGGAVTRPDDRVGVLVPLAVVGGALVGAFVVRAAGFAGPNSWVDWQFLTSAHSSTAVEAGLYPAIGGSILLMVTVAVLAFPLGVGAAVYLEEYAPDNRFTRFIDVNISNLAGVPSVVYGLLGLGVFVTYLGRPTGTVAIGGATLGLLILPIVIISSREAIRSVPTEMRQASYGMGATKWQTVRRVVLPRAFPGILTGTILALGRAIGETAPLIMIGAPSVIFSLPTEFSAKASAMPLQVFAWATLFASEDFYTKAVPAGVVVLVSVLLAMNSIAIVLRNKYQTDQ from the coding sequence ATGGCGACCGAGCGCGGGAACGTCATCGAGAGCTTCGGAACGGTGAACAAGACGGTCGGGACCGTCTTCCAGTACCTGCTCCTCGCGGCGACGATGTTCGGACTCGTCACGCTCGCGGTGCTCCTCGTGTTCGTCGCCAACGACGCCATCCAGCCGCTCACGGCCGACCCCGGCTGGCACCTGACGTTCTTCGTGACGCTCGTGGTTCCGACACTCGCCGTCGGCGGGTACCTCTACGTTCGCAACGGGGACGCGCTCGGCTTCGGGGCGACGGCGGTCGGACTCCTCGTCGTCAGCCTCATGTTCAGCGGCGGGGTGGGGATGGTGTTCGTCGACATCCTCTCGCCGGTGGTGTGGTTCGGGTTCCTCCTCGCACTCGCTATCCCGGTCGTCCTCGTCGTCGGTATCGAACGTACTGCCGGCCGCCTCCCGTTCACGGCCAAACTCGTCGTCACCACGCTCCTGTTCTACGTCCCGCTCTTCGGTCTGCCGGGGCCCGTCGGCGCGGCCGCCGGCGTCCCGACGCTCGTTCCGAGCGTCATCGACGTCTTCTCGTCGCTCCCCATCCTGCCCGTCGACTGGGTGTTGCTCTCGCTCTCGCTCGGCGGTATCGTCGCGAGCATCGTCGGATTCTACGCACGCGGGGTCGGGGGCACCCGGGCCGGTGTCGCCGCCGGCGTCGTCGCACTCGGGGCCGTCGTACTCAGTGCTGTCGCCGGTCCCTTCGTGGGCGTCAACCCCGTTCCGGCGACGGTGCTCACGAGCGTCGCCCTCGTTCCCACCGCAGGCTACCTCGTCGGTGGCGCCGTCACCCGGCCCGACGACCGGGTCGGGGTCCTCGTCCCCCTTGCGGTCGTGGGTGGCGCGCTCGTCGGCGCGTTCGTCGTCAGGGCCGCAGGCTTCGCAGGGCCGAACTCGTGGGTCGACTGGCAGTTCCTCACGAGCGCGCACAGCAGCACCGCGGTCGAGGCGGGGCTGTACCCCGCCATCGGCGGCTCCATCCTCCTCATGGTCACGGTCGCCGTCTTGGCGTTCCCGCTCGGTGTCGGGGCCGCAGTCTATCTCGAGGAGTACGCGCCGGACAACCGGTTCACGCGCTTCATCGACGTCAACATCTCGAACCTCGCGGGCGTTCCGTCCGTCGTGTACGGCCTCTTAGGGCTCGGCGTGTTCGTCACCTACCTCGGCCGGCCGACGGGGACGGTCGCCATCGGCGGCGCGACGCTGGGCCTGCTCATTTTGCCCATCGTCATCATCTCCTCCCGGGAGGCGATCCGGAGCGTGCCGACCGAGATGCGACAGGCCTCCTACGGGATGGGCGCGACGAAGTGGCAAACCGTGAGACGGGTGGTCCTCCCCCGCGCCTTCCCCGGCATCCTGACGGGGACGATTCTCGCACTGGGCCGCGCAATCGGTGAGACCGCACCGCTCATCATGATCGGCGCACCGAGCGTCATCTTCTCGCTCCCGACGGAGTTCTCCGCGAAGGCGAGCGCGATGCCGCTGCAGGTGTTCGCGTGGGCGACGCTCTTCGCCAGCGAGGACTTCTACACCAAGGCCGTGCCCGCGGGCGTCGTCGTGCTCGTGAGCGTGCTGCTCGCGATGAACTCCATCGCAATCGTGCTTCGAAACAAGTACCAGACTGACCAATAA
- a CDS encoding universal stress protein yields MVKRILVPVDGSPKSEKAIRFVTEEWPDADIVLLSVIDPVESGYSGSALPSGAEEWYERARSEAEAHLADLTAEHGIDAEQVVVAGRPASSIVEVAEDVDHVVMGSHGRTGVSRVVLGSVAEAVVRRSPVPVTIVR; encoded by the coding sequence ATGGTGAAGCGTATCCTCGTCCCGGTCGACGGGTCGCCGAAGTCGGAGAAAGCGATACGGTTCGTCACCGAGGAGTGGCCCGACGCGGACATCGTCCTCCTGAGTGTCATCGATCCGGTCGAATCCGGATACAGCGGGAGCGCGCTCCCCTCGGGGGCCGAAGAGTGGTACGAGCGTGCGCGAAGCGAGGCGGAGGCGCATCTCGCCGACCTCACGGCCGAGCACGGCATCGATGCGGAGCAGGTCGTCGTCGCCGGCCGACCGGCGTCGAGCATCGTCGAAGTCGCGGAGGACGTCGACCACGTCGTCATGGGCAGTCACGGGCGGACGGGAGTCTCCCGCGTCGTGCTGGGAAGCGTCGCGGAAGCCGTCGTCCGCCGGTCGCCCGTCCCCGTCACGATCGTCCGGTGA
- a CDS encoding DUF7113 family protein, producing the protein MLLIQGLGGGTGLTGTLYERGETSPRFRGAPDEQAPYVWVCDEFYEVESGGSVTTIDGRQIHVAFESPMPRGFETKDQAVAAAKEHLKTQFARVGVPSAEVTFEVERAEL; encoded by the coding sequence ATGTTACTGATTCAGGGTCTCGGCGGCGGCACCGGTCTCACGGGGACGCTGTACGAGCGTGGTGAGACGTCGCCGAGGTTCAGGGGAGCGCCGGACGAACAGGCGCCCTACGTCTGGGTCTGCGACGAGTTCTACGAGGTCGAAAGCGGTGGCTCGGTGACGACCATCGACGGCCGACAGATCCACGTCGCGTTCGAGTCGCCCATGCCCCGCGGGTTCGAGACGAAAGACCAGGCGGTCGCGGCGGCGAAAGAACACCTCAAGACGCAGTTCGCGCGCGTCGGCGTTCCCTCCGCGGAGGTCACGTTCGAGGTCGAACGCGCCGAACTCTGA
- a CDS encoding DNA double-strand break repair nuclease NurA — protein sequence MTLDRVHVDGIARLASAIAKAVDDADHADLATRVWNDFLDPLRDGSRVVVEPVGEQRLQSVEIEDVALAEPPFETVHGLDSGTINPTTFKNGLVLDVAQAAMASVPSDLDLHRARTLVVTVHANDPTVDCETDWIVDDDGYSRRKVLHAPRVDRYAEGVVHALSLYLAEGEHALLQADTVDDLLVLDGPLYPMEVLTWQDGERELRDLVSEAAPRDVVENYVRLVERFVERDVPLVGFVKNPASRGIVQTLRKKGVEAPWTDDTALFTRLLERWDDERGERRTDCLTFTNWFVSRSGTDRTMSRDGDALGIDREFSPEKYEVAFLPVYDPRTDVCYRVEAPAVFVRREETRERLTQQALHDVAVARGPPPAVQKADELARVSQGEKAALRRKLEEYLDSDAVRRYDEERWGLA from the coding sequence ATGACTCTCGACCGCGTCCACGTCGACGGCATCGCCCGGTTGGCGAGCGCCATCGCCAAGGCCGTTGACGACGCCGACCACGCGGACCTCGCGACCCGAGTCTGGAACGACTTCCTCGACCCGCTCCGGGACGGGTCGCGCGTCGTCGTCGAACCAGTCGGGGAGCAGCGTCTCCAGTCGGTCGAAATCGAGGACGTCGCCCTCGCGGAGCCACCGTTCGAGACGGTTCACGGACTGGATTCGGGCACCATCAACCCCACCACGTTCAAGAACGGACTCGTCCTCGACGTGGCGCAGGCGGCGATGGCGTCCGTCCCGTCGGACCTGGACCTCCACCGCGCGCGGACGCTCGTGGTGACGGTCCACGCGAACGACCCGACCGTCGACTGCGAGACGGACTGGATCGTCGACGACGACGGCTACTCCCGGCGAAAGGTGCTGCACGCCCCCCGCGTCGACCGCTACGCCGAGGGGGTCGTCCACGCGCTCTCGCTGTACCTCGCCGAGGGCGAACACGCGCTGTTGCAGGCCGACACCGTCGACGACCTGCTCGTGCTCGACGGTCCGCTCTACCCGATGGAGGTGCTGACCTGGCAGGACGGCGAACGGGAACTCAGAGACCTCGTGAGCGAGGCCGCGCCCCGCGACGTCGTCGAGAACTACGTCCGTCTCGTCGAGCGGTTCGTCGAACGCGACGTGCCCCTCGTGGGGTTCGTCAAGAACCCCGCCTCGCGGGGCATCGTTCAGACGCTCCGAAAGAAGGGCGTCGAGGCGCCGTGGACCGACGACACGGCGCTCTTCACTCGACTCCTAGAACGGTGGGACGACGAGCGCGGCGAGCGCCGAACCGACTGTCTCACCTTCACGAACTGGTTCGTCTCCCGGAGCGGGACGGACCGAACGATGTCGCGAGACGGTGACGCGCTCGGCATCGACCGCGAGTTCTCCCCGGAGAAGTACGAGGTGGCGTTCCTCCCCGTCTACGACCCCCGGACCGACGTCTGCTACCGGGTCGAGGCTCCGGCCGTGTTCGTCCGTCGGGAGGAGACGAGAGAACGGCTCACCCAGCAGGCGCTGCACGACGTCGCCGTCGCCCGCGGACCGCCGCCGGCCGTCCAGAAGGCGGACGAACTCGCGCGAGTGAGCCAGGGCGAGAAGGCGGCGCTCCGCCGGAAACTGGAGGAGTACCTCGACTCGGACGCCGTCCGCCGGTACGACGAGGAGCGCTGGGGGCTCGCCTGA
- a CDS encoding DUF2240 family protein has translation MSMEVTVAVPFRQHGTDRLGEGEFVVALSLDREWFSPDQAKRLIDIAAGRGLVERDGGDLVAQFSPGSVEVPEGFTPDESILQSQSTFERLLGAIVADGVEKQEAVAGVNRLQRDLGVTIEAAAVLYARRRDIDIGGLAEEVRRGLVEG, from the coding sequence ATGAGCATGGAGGTCACCGTCGCCGTCCCGTTCCGCCAGCACGGGACGGACCGACTCGGCGAGGGCGAGTTCGTCGTCGCGCTGTCGCTCGACCGCGAGTGGTTCTCGCCGGACCAGGCGAAGCGCCTCATTGACATCGCCGCCGGTCGGGGCCTGGTCGAACGCGACGGCGGCGACCTGGTCGCGCAGTTCTCACCCGGTTCGGTCGAGGTTCCCGAGGGGTTCACGCCCGACGAGTCCATCCTCCAGTCGCAGTCGACGTTCGAGCGACTCCTGGGCGCCATCGTCGCCGACGGCGTCGAGAAACAGGAGGCCGTCGCTGGCGTCAACCGCCTCCAGCGCGACCTGGGCGTCACTATCGAGGCCGCCGCCGTCCTCTACGCCCGCCGTCGCGACATCGACATCGGAGGGCTCGCCGAGGAGGTTCGGCGCGGACTCGTGGAGGGGTAG
- the pstC gene encoding phosphate ABC transporter permease subunit PstC, with product MSTDDITNDLTRNTENAPQELLTRTFFFLCAALSIVTTVSIILLLVTEAAKFFTVTAPLMGVEGPTASVVDFLTGTTWQINNQEFGVLALVSATLMITIGSAVVALPLGVATAIYLSEYADPRHRAFLKPALEVLAGIPTVVYGFFALIYITPAIQTVLPETGTFNLISASLVVGIMIIPMVASISEDAMSAVPDELRQAGYGMGATKFDVSTGIVVPAALSGIFSSFILALSRAIGETMAVTVAAGSRAQFLNPLNPAAYQEGALPMTAAMVQLLLGDITGGGLAYRSLFAIGLTLFVITLVMNIISDFVAQRYREEY from the coding sequence ATGAGCACGGACGACATTACGAACGACCTCACACGAAACACGGAGAACGCGCCCCAGGAGCTCCTGACGCGCACGTTCTTCTTCCTGTGTGCGGCCCTGTCGATCGTCACGACGGTCAGTATCATCCTGCTGCTCGTGACGGAGGCGGCGAAGTTCTTCACCGTCACCGCGCCGCTCATGGGCGTCGAGGGACCGACCGCGTCGGTCGTCGACTTCCTCACCGGGACGACCTGGCAGATCAACAACCAGGAGTTCGGCGTCCTCGCGCTCGTCTCGGCGACGCTGATGATCACCATCGGGTCGGCCGTCGTCGCCCTCCCGCTGGGCGTCGCGACGGCCATCTACCTCAGCGAGTACGCCGACCCCCGCCACCGCGCCTTCCTGAAACCGGCGCTCGAAGTGCTGGCGGGCATCCCGACCGTCGTCTACGGCTTCTTCGCGCTCATCTACATCACGCCCGCCATCCAGACCGTTCTCCCGGAGACGGGGACGTTCAACCTCATCTCCGCCAGCCTGGTCGTCGGCATCATGATCATCCCGATGGTCGCCTCCATCAGCGAGGACGCGATGTCGGCCGTGCCCGACGAACTCCGGCAGGCGGGCTACGGGATGGGCGCGACGAAGTTCGACGTCTCGACGGGCATCGTGGTGCCCGCGGCGCTCTCGGGCATCTTCTCCTCGTTCATCCTCGCGCTCTCGCGGGCAATCGGCGAGACGATGGCCGTCACGGTCGCCGCCGGGTCGCGCGCGCAGTTCCTCAACCCGCTGAACCCCGCCGCCTACCAGGAAGGGGCGCTCCCGATGACCGCCGCGATGGTCCAACTCCTCCTCGGCGACATCACCGGCGGCGGCCTCGCGTACCGCAGCCTGTTCGCCATCGGTCTGACGCTGTTCGTCATCACGCTCGTCATGAACATCATCAGCGACTTCGTCGCACAGCGCTACCGGGAGGAGTACTGA